One segment of Herbaspirillum hiltneri N3 DNA contains the following:
- a CDS encoding NINE protein: MTIQHKNKTFTTFLAAVFGGIGIHRFYMAGRKDPIGWLHLATLPVSALLIWTFSNSQPLFMGMLFALSVLCGFLEALVIGLTPDEKWDATRNPASGKKSESHWVLALILVLTLGVGAMSVIALMARSFDLLFTGGAYG, translated from the coding sequence ATGACAATTCAGCACAAGAACAAGACCTTCACGACTTTCCTGGCCGCCGTTTTCGGCGGCATCGGCATCCATCGCTTTTATATGGCCGGCCGCAAAGACCCGATCGGCTGGCTGCATCTCGCCACCTTGCCGGTGTCGGCGCTGCTGATCTGGACGTTCAGCAACTCGCAGCCGCTGTTCATGGGCATGCTGTTTGCGCTGTCGGTATTGTGCGGCTTCCTCGAAGCCCTCGTCATCGGACTGACGCCGGACGAAAAATGGGATGCGACCCGCAACCCGGCATCCGGCAAGAAATCGGAATCGCACTGGGTCCTGGCGCTGATCCTGGTATTGACGCTCGGCGTCGGTGCCATGTCGGTGATCGCCTTGATGGCGCGCAGTTTCGATCTGCTCTTCACCGGCGGCGCTTACGGCTGA
- a CDS encoding acyl-CoA dehydrogenase: MSYVAPLKDMLFVMNELAGLSEVNALPNCEDATPETVEAILEEKAKFCSEVVAPLNHSADKEPSSWSDGKVTTSKGFKEAFRQFGEAGWQGVQHPVEFGGQGLPKLVATPCIEMLNSANLSFALCPLLTDGTIEALMTAGTEEQKSTYLTNFISGKWTGTMNLTEPQAGSDLALVRTRAVPQDDGTFKLSGTKIFITYGEHDMAENIVHLVLARTPNAPEGVKGISLFIVPKFLVKPDGSLGERNDVHCVSIEHKLGIKASPTAVLQFGDHGGAVGMLVGEENRGLEYMFIMMNAARFAVGIQGISIAERAYQQAVAYAKDRVQSRDLAGSAGAVTIIHQPDVRRMLMSMRSQVEASRALAYVAAAASDAGHHHADEATRKTNQAVYEYLVPIVKGWSTELSIDVTSTGVQVHGGMGFIEETGVAQYYRDARILAIYEGTTAIQANDLVGRKTSRDGGAVAKGIIGQIHKTETALAAGTGEYADDLQAIRKRLVDGTRALDDVVNYVVANIKTDIKGVFSGSVPYLKLAGVVLGGWQMARAALVAVDKLKAGEGDAQFYKAKIATARFYADHVLTQSSSLRAAVVEGSAGVLALTEEQF, from the coding sequence ATGAGCTACGTCGCACCATTGAAGGATATGCTGTTCGTCATGAACGAACTGGCTGGATTGTCGGAAGTCAACGCATTGCCCAACTGCGAAGACGCCACACCGGAAACCGTGGAAGCCATTCTGGAAGAAAAGGCCAAGTTCTGCAGTGAAGTGGTGGCGCCGCTCAACCATTCCGCCGACAAGGAGCCGAGCTCCTGGAGCGATGGCAAGGTCACGACCAGCAAGGGCTTCAAGGAAGCATTCAGGCAGTTTGGCGAAGCAGGCTGGCAGGGCGTGCAGCATCCGGTCGAATTCGGCGGCCAGGGCCTGCCGAAACTGGTGGCGACGCCCTGTATCGAAATGCTCAATTCCGCGAATCTCTCTTTCGCACTGTGCCCGCTGCTCACCGACGGCACCATCGAGGCGTTGATGACGGCCGGCACCGAGGAGCAAAAAAGTACCTATCTGACCAACTTCATCTCCGGCAAGTGGACCGGCACGATGAATCTGACCGAGCCGCAAGCCGGTTCCGACCTGGCGCTCGTGCGTACGCGTGCGGTGCCGCAGGACGACGGCACGTTCAAATTGTCGGGCACCAAGATTTTCATCACCTACGGCGAGCACGACATGGCCGAGAATATCGTCCATCTGGTGCTGGCGCGTACGCCGAATGCGCCGGAAGGCGTGAAAGGCATTTCGCTGTTCATCGTGCCGAAGTTCCTGGTCAAGCCGGACGGTTCGCTGGGCGAGCGCAACGACGTGCATTGCGTCTCGATCGAACACAAGCTCGGCATCAAGGCCAGCCCGACGGCAGTGCTGCAATTCGGCGACCATGGCGGCGCCGTCGGCATGCTGGTCGGCGAAGAAAATCGCGGTCTGGAATACATGTTCATCATGATGAACGCCGCGCGTTTCGCGGTCGGTATCCAGGGCATCAGCATCGCCGAACGCGCCTATCAACAAGCCGTGGCCTACGCCAAGGACCGCGTGCAATCGCGCGACCTGGCGGGTTCGGCCGGCGCGGTCACCATCATCCACCAGCCGGACGTGCGCCGCATGCTGATGTCGATGCGTTCCCAGGTGGAGGCGTCGCGCGCGCTGGCGTATGTCGCCGCAGCGGCGTCGGACGCCGGTCATCATCACGCCGACGAAGCGACCCGCAAAACCAACCAGGCCGTCTACGAATACCTGGTGCCCATCGTCAAGGGCTGGTCGACCGAGTTGTCCATCGACGTCACGTCGACCGGCGTGCAGGTGCATGGCGGCATGGGCTTCATCGAAGAAACCGGCGTCGCGCAGTATTACCGCGATGCGCGCATCCTGGCGATTTACGAAGGCACTACCGCGATCCAGGCCAACGATCTGGTCGGCCGCAAGACCTCGCGTGACGGCGGCGCCGTGGCCAAGGGTATCATCGGCCAGATCCACAAGACCGAAACGGCGCTCGCCGCCGGCACAGGTGAGTATGCCGACGACCTGCAGGCGATCCGCAAGCGCCTGGTTGACGGAACGCGCGCGCTGGACGACGTGGTCAACTACGTGGTCGCGAATATCAAGACCGACATCAAGGGTGTGTTTTCAGGCAGCGTGCCGTATCTGAAGCTGGCCGGCGTAGTGCTGGGCGGCTGGCAAATGGCGCGCGCTGCGCTGGTGGCCGTCGACAAGCTGAAAGCCGGCGAGGGTGATGCGCAGTTCTACAAGGCCAAGATTGCGACTGCGCGTTTCTATGCGGATCACGTGTTGACCCAATCCTCGTCGCTGCGCGCTGCAGTGGTGGAGGGCAGCGCCGGCGTGCTGGCGCTGACCGAAGAGCAATTCTGA
- a CDS encoding electron transfer flavoprotein subunit alpha/FixB family protein, protein MTALAALVIAEHDNASLKGSTLNTVTAAVQTQLQAGGNVHVLVAGHNAKAAADAAAQIAGVTKVLLADAPHFADGLAENVAEQALAIAKDYTHILAPATAYGKNILPRVAARLDVAQISEITKVDSPNTFARPIYAGNAIATVQSTDAIKVITVRTTGFDAAATGGSAAVESLTAVADSGKSSFVSREVAKSDRPELTAAKIIVSGGRGMGSSESFKILEPLADKLNAAMGASRAAVDAGYVPNDWQVGQTGKIVAPQLYIAVGISGAIQHLAGMKDSKVIVAINKDEEAPIFSVADYGIVGDLFEVVPELVKQLG, encoded by the coding sequence ATGACCGCACTCGCAGCGTTAGTTATCGCAGAACACGACAATGCCAGCCTCAAGGGCAGCACACTGAACACCGTCACCGCCGCAGTACAGACGCAACTACAAGCCGGCGGCAACGTCCACGTCCTGGTCGCAGGCCACAATGCCAAGGCCGCCGCTGACGCCGCCGCGCAAATCGCCGGCGTAACAAAAGTCCTGCTGGCCGACGCACCACACTTCGCCGACGGCCTCGCCGAGAACGTCGCCGAGCAAGCACTGGCCATCGCCAAGGACTACACCCATATCCTGGCCCCGGCCACTGCCTACGGCAAGAACATCCTGCCGCGCGTGGCCGCCAGGCTGGACGTGGCGCAGATTTCCGAGATCACCAAGGTCGACAGCCCGAACACCTTCGCGCGTCCGATCTATGCAGGCAATGCGATCGCCACCGTGCAATCGACTGATGCGATCAAGGTCATCACCGTGCGCACGACCGGTTTTGATGCTGCAGCAACAGGCGGCAGCGCAGCGGTCGAATCGTTGACGGCCGTGGCCGACTCCGGCAAGTCCAGCTTCGTCTCGCGCGAAGTGGCGAAGTCGGATCGTCCTGAACTGACCGCCGCCAAGATCATCGTCTCGGGCGGCCGCGGCATGGGATCGTCGGAAAGCTTCAAGATCCTCGAACCGCTGGCCGACAAGCTCAACGCCGCCATGGGCGCCTCGCGCGCCGCAGTCGATGCGGGCTATGTGCCGAACGACTGGCAAGTTGGCCAGACCGGCAAGATCGTGGCGCCGCAGCTGTATATCGCCGTCGGTATTTCCGGCGCGATCCAGCATCTGGCCGGGATGAAGGACTCCAAGGTGATCGTGGCGATCAACAAGGATGAAGAGGCGCCGATTTTCTCGGTGGCCGATTACGGCATCGTCGGCGACTTGTTCGAGGTCGTGCCCGAGCTGGTCAAGCAACTGGGGTAA
- a CDS encoding electron transfer flavoprotein subunit beta/FixA family protein, protein MKVLVPVKRVVDYNVKVRVKSDGSGVDIANVKMSMNPFDEIAVEEATRLKEAGKVTEVIAVSCGVTQCQETLRTAMAIGADRGILVETPAELDLQPLAVAKLLKALADKEQPQLIILGKQAIDDDSNQTGQMLAALLGWPQATFASKVVVEDGKVSVTREVDGGLETLSLTLPAIVTTDLRLNEPRYVTLPNIMKAKKKTLDIVKPDDLGVDVAPRVKTLKVAEPAKRSAGVKVPDVATLVAKLRNEAKVI, encoded by the coding sequence ATGAAAGTATTAGTCCCCGTCAAGCGGGTAGTAGATTACAACGTCAAAGTACGCGTCAAATCCGACGGTAGCGGTGTCGACATCGCCAACGTCAAGATGTCGATGAACCCGTTCGACGAGATTGCGGTGGAAGAAGCCACGCGTCTCAAGGAAGCCGGTAAAGTCACCGAAGTCATCGCGGTTTCCTGCGGCGTGACGCAATGCCAGGAAACCCTGCGCACCGCCATGGCCATCGGCGCCGACCGCGGCATCCTGGTGGAAACACCGGCCGAGCTCGACCTGCAACCGCTGGCTGTCGCCAAGCTGCTCAAGGCCCTGGCCGACAAGGAGCAGCCGCAACTGATCATCCTCGGCAAGCAAGCCATCGACGACGACTCCAACCAGACCGGCCAGATGCTGGCGGCGCTGCTGGGCTGGCCGCAAGCCACTTTCGCCTCGAAGGTCGTGGTCGAAGACGGCAAGGTCTCGGTCACCCGTGAAGTCGACGGCGGCCTGGAAACCCTGTCGCTGACGCTGCCCGCCATCGTCACCACCGACCTGCGCCTGAACGAACCGCGCTACGTCACGCTGCCCAACATCATGAAGGCCAAGAAAAAGACGCTGGACATCGTCAAGCCGGACGATCTGGGCGTCGATGTCGCCCCGCGCGTCAAGACCCTCAAGGTCGCCGAGCCGGCCAAGCGCAGCGCAGGCGTGAAAGTGCCTGACGTCGCCACGCTGGTGGCGAAGCTCAGAAACGAAGCCAAAGTCATTTAA
- a CDS encoding 2-hydroxyacid dehydrogenase yields the protein MKQHVVVYKKLPEDLLQRLRDEFEVTCFETVNAGNRAQFQAALATAQGIIGASLPIGNDLLEAAPLLKIASTVSVGVDNFDLDYFRKRGLMLAHTPGVLNEATADAIFSLILASARRVVELAEFVKAGKWKGSIGESLFGVNVHGKTLGMLGMGRIGGAVARRAHHGFGMKIVYHNTRPNPEAEASLAATYVTRDELFQQADFVCPMLPLTAQTERTIGAREFGLMKPSAIFINASRGRIVDEAALIEALQRKTIYGAGLDVFEQEPLPADSPLLQLPNVVALPHIGSATHETRRAMAELAVDNLIAGLRGAQPVHLAV from the coding sequence ATGAAACAACATGTAGTCGTATACAAGAAGTTGCCGGAGGATTTGCTGCAACGCCTGCGCGATGAATTCGAGGTCACCTGTTTCGAAACGGTCAACGCCGGCAACCGCGCCCAGTTCCAGGCGGCGCTGGCGACGGCGCAGGGCATCATCGGCGCCAGTTTGCCGATCGGCAACGACCTGCTGGAGGCGGCTCCCTTGCTCAAGATCGCTTCGACGGTGTCGGTCGGCGTCGACAACTTCGACCTCGATTATTTCCGCAAGCGCGGCCTGATGCTGGCGCATACGCCGGGCGTGCTGAACGAGGCGACGGCGGACGCGATCTTTTCACTGATTCTTGCCAGCGCGCGCCGCGTGGTGGAGTTGGCGGAATTCGTCAAGGCCGGCAAATGGAAGGGCAGCATCGGTGAGTCGCTGTTCGGCGTCAACGTGCATGGCAAGACGCTGGGTATGCTCGGCATGGGCCGCATCGGTGGCGCGGTGGCGCGGCGGGCGCATCATGGTTTCGGCATGAAGATCGTGTATCACAACACGCGCCCCAATCCCGAGGCGGAAGCTTCGCTGGCGGCGACGTATGTGACGCGCGATGAACTATTTCAGCAGGCCGACTTCGTTTGTCCGATGCTGCCGCTGACGGCGCAGACCGAGCGCACCATCGGCGCGCGCGAGTTCGGACTGATGAAGCCGAGCGCCATTTTCATCAATGCCTCGCGCGGACGCATCGTTGATGAGGCGGCGCTGATCGAGGCGCTGCAGCGCAAGACCATTTACGGCGCGGGACTTGACGTCTTCGAACAGGAACCATTGCCGGCCGATTCTCCGTTGCTGCAATTGCCCAATGTCGTGGCCTTGCCGCATATCGGTTCGGCCACGCACGAAACGCGTCGCGCCATGGCCGAACTCGCCGTCGACAATCTGATTGCCGGCTTGCGCGGCGCACAACCGGTGCATCTGGCGGTGTAA
- a CDS encoding sugar kinase: MQTQLDVVTYGEALALFVADEVGDFADVEKYTRRLAGAETNVAIGLARLGLKVGWVSRVGNDSFGRFICKRVAQEGVDVSHVATDKEFRTAIQLKAKAVDGGDPAIEYYRKGSAASHLSQVDFDEAYFGGARHLHTTGIAAALSPTTMAFAHHALDFMRARGKTISFDPNLRPMLWPSQEVMAQKLNELAFKADWVLPGLSEGKILTGHSEPRDIAAFYLERGVKQVIIKLGADGAYFRNASDEGIVAGVAVKEVVDTVGAGDGFAVGVISGLLEALSMPEAVMRGNRIGAFAIQVVGDMEGLPTRAQLDAASA; encoded by the coding sequence ATGCAAACACAACTGGACGTCGTTACGTACGGCGAAGCACTGGCGTTGTTTGTCGCGGACGAAGTCGGCGATTTCGCGGATGTTGAAAAATACACGCGCCGCCTCGCGGGCGCGGAAACCAATGTCGCCATCGGCCTGGCGCGCCTGGGCCTGAAGGTTGGCTGGGTCAGCCGCGTCGGCAACGATTCCTTCGGCCGCTTCATCTGCAAGCGCGTTGCCCAGGAAGGCGTCGACGTCAGCCACGTGGCGACCGACAAGGAATTCCGCACCGCGATCCAGCTCAAGGCCAAGGCCGTGGATGGAGGAGATCCCGCCATCGAGTATTACCGCAAGGGTTCGGCCGCGAGTCATCTGTCGCAGGTCGATTTCGACGAAGCCTATTTCGGTGGCGCACGCCACCTGCATACGACCGGTATCGCCGCCGCCTTGTCGCCGACCACGATGGCGTTCGCGCATCACGCACTGGATTTCATGCGCGCACGCGGCAAGACGATTTCCTTCGATCCGAATCTGCGTCCGATGCTGTGGCCGTCGCAGGAAGTCATGGCGCAGAAGCTCAACGAGCTGGCGTTCAAGGCCGACTGGGTGCTGCCCGGCCTGAGTGAAGGCAAGATCCTGACCGGCCACAGCGAGCCGCGCGATATCGCCGCGTTCTATCTTGAGCGCGGCGTCAAGCAAGTCATCATCAAACTGGGCGCGGACGGCGCCTACTTCCGCAACGCCAGCGATGAAGGCATCGTGGCCGGCGTCGCGGTCAAGGAAGTGGTCGACACGGTCGGCGCCGGCGACGGTTTTGCCGTCGGCGTGATCAGCGGCTTGCTGGAAGCCTTGTCCATGCCGGAGGCCGTGATGCGCGGCAACCGTATCGGTGCATTCGCCATCCAGGTGGTGGGCGACATGGAAGGTCTGCCGACGCGCGCACAACTCGACGCCGCTTCCGCCTGA
- a CDS encoding sugar phosphate isomerase/epimerase family protein encodes MKTPVLVAASAYGADFVRQVGHAHLIPIVAAAGAAGLEIRRELFVELPDFEDLHGLLAKHKLFSVYSAPIELFRQDGSLARDELDQVMDEAQQLQSRFLKVSLGHFSPASNMLDWSRFVAQAPVPLLLENDQTEHGGKLESIANFLAVCSGTGVPVGMTFDMGNWRWSGVDAEVAARTLAAHVQYVHCKGVWNDKGKLKAIPLDEDDAVWRRLFSHFPRGVQRAIEFPIIGKDLEAMTRDYVAMLASA; translated from the coding sequence ATGAAGACCCCCGTATTGGTTGCGGCCTCGGCCTACGGCGCAGATTTCGTGCGCCAGGTCGGGCATGCGCACCTGATTCCGATCGTCGCCGCAGCCGGTGCGGCGGGGTTGGAAATACGCCGGGAATTGTTTGTCGAGCTGCCCGATTTCGAGGACCTGCACGGACTTCTGGCGAAGCACAAGCTGTTCTCGGTGTATTCGGCGCCGATCGAGTTGTTCCGCCAGGATGGTTCGCTGGCGCGCGATGAACTCGATCAGGTGATGGACGAGGCGCAACAGCTGCAGTCGCGTTTCCTTAAAGTGTCGCTGGGGCATTTTTCGCCGGCCAGCAACATGCTGGACTGGTCGCGTTTCGTCGCGCAGGCGCCCGTGCCTTTGCTGCTGGAAAATGACCAGACCGAACATGGCGGCAAACTGGAATCGATCGCCAATTTCCTGGCCGTCTGTTCCGGCACCGGCGTCCCGGTCGGCATGACCTTCGACATGGGCAACTGGCGCTGGAGCGGCGTCGATGCCGAAGTGGCGGCCCGCACGCTGGCGGCGCACGTGCAATACGTGCATTGCAAGGGCGTGTGGAACGACAAGGGCAAGCTCAAGGCGATTCCGCTCGATGAAGACGACGCCGTCTGGCGCCGCCTGTTTTCCCATTTCCCGCGCGGCGTGCAGCGCGCCATCGAATTCCCGATCATCGGCAAGGACCTGGAAGCGATGACCCGCGATTACGTGGCGATGCTGGCTTCGGCCTAG
- a CDS encoding amino acid ABC transporter ATP-binding protein: MPIVEIENITKSFGSNQVLNGISLSVERGQVIAVIGRSGSGKSTMLRCINGLETIDGGSINVAGHKLTAKHEHLIELRKDVGMVFQHYNLFPHLTVEENVMLSPRIVKKVATEKARETAIKVLKQVGLDHKRDAYPEQLSGGQQQRVAIARSLAMEPQVMLFDEVTSALDPELTQEVLKVMEELARGGMTMLLVTHEMEFARRVADLTVFMHQGKVWEARPSKEFFSDPQTPEARQFVGAGNIK, encoded by the coding sequence ATGCCCATCGTTGAGATCGAGAACATCACCAAGAGCTTCGGCAGCAACCAGGTCTTGAATGGGATATCGTTGTCCGTCGAGCGCGGACAGGTTATTGCGGTCATCGGCCGCAGCGGTTCGGGTAAAAGCACCATGCTGCGTTGCATCAATGGCCTGGAGACGATTGATGGTGGTAGCATCAATGTCGCCGGTCACAAGCTCACCGCCAAGCATGAGCACCTGATCGAGCTGCGCAAGGATGTCGGGATGGTGTTCCAGCACTACAACCTGTTCCCGCATCTGACCGTGGAGGAGAACGTCATGCTGTCGCCGCGCATCGTCAAGAAAGTGGCGACCGAAAAAGCGCGTGAAACCGCGATCAAGGTCCTCAAGCAGGTCGGCCTCGATCACAAGCGCGACGCCTATCCGGAGCAATTGTCGGGCGGCCAGCAGCAGCGCGTGGCGATTGCCCGGTCGCTGGCGATGGAGCCGCAGGTCATGCTGTTCGACGAAGTGACCTCGGCGCTGGACCCGGAGCTGACGCAGGAAGTGCTGAAAGTCATGGAAGAACTCGCAAGGGGAGGGATGACTATGTTGCTCGTCACGCACGAAATGGAATTCGCCCGGCGCGTCGCCGATCTCACCGTGTTCATGCATCAGGGCAAGGTGTGGGAAGCGCGTCCGTCGAAGGAATTCTTCTCCGATCCGCAAACGCCGGAAGCGCGCCAGTTCGTTGGCGCCGGCAACATCAAATGA
- a CDS encoding amino acid ABC transporter permease: protein MIAEFSWDQFIFLWEAARWTVLLSVLAFIAGGAAGFVVALMRTSHLQILRTLSAVYIQIIQGTPVLIILFLSFYGLAIYGFKLPPMVAATIAMTIYTSAYLGEIWRGCIEAVPVPQWEASTALAMTRWQQLRYVILPQAVRISLPPTVGFLVQIVKNTSIASIIGLVELTQAGKLVSNATFQPFLVFPIVAAIYFIFCYPLSRFSFALERKFHAHR from the coding sequence ATGATTGCCGAATTTTCCTGGGACCAGTTCATCTTCTTGTGGGAAGCTGCGCGCTGGACCGTGCTGTTGTCGGTGCTGGCGTTCATCGCCGGCGGCGCCGCCGGTTTCGTCGTGGCGCTGATGCGCACCTCGCATCTGCAGATTCTGCGCACCTTGTCGGCGGTGTATATCCAGATCATCCAGGGCACGCCGGTGCTGATCATCCTGTTCCTGTCGTTCTACGGACTGGCGATCTATGGCTTCAAGCTGCCGCCGATGGTGGCGGCGACCATCGCCATGACGATCTACACCAGTGCCTACCTCGGCGAAATCTGGCGCGGCTGTATCGAAGCCGTGCCGGTACCGCAGTGGGAGGCGTCGACCGCGTTGGCGATGACGCGCTGGCAGCAGCTGCGCTATGTGATCCTGCCGCAGGCAGTGCGCATTTCGCTGCCGCCGACGGTCGGCTTCCTGGTACAAATCGTCAAGAACACCTCGATTGCCTCCATCATCGGTCTGGTCGAGTTGACGCAGGCGGGCAAGCTCGTCAGTAACGCGACTTTCCAGCCCTTCCTCGTCTTCCCGATTGTCGCCGCGATCTATTTCATCTTCTGCTATCCGCTGTCGCGATTCAGTTTTGCCCTAGAAAGGAAATTCCATGCCCATCGTTGA
- a CDS encoding amino acid ABC transporter permease — protein sequence MSYDFQFAFIFQHMDQLLWGALLTIRLSALSMICGLAVGIFGAIVSIHGSAPARFAVTSYVELIRSTPFLVQLFIIFFGLPAAGVQVDANVAALVAMTVNLGAYSTEIVRAGMMAVHPSQIEAAQALAMTRWQVIRHVVLTPALEKVYPALASQFTLMMLASSVVSAISAEELTASANLLDAETFRSFEIYLIVMGLYILLALLFRLSFWLIGLVVFKRRRRLGVARPRGNR from the coding sequence ATGTCTTATGATTTTCAGTTTGCGTTCATCTTTCAGCACATGGACCAGCTGTTGTGGGGAGCTTTGCTCACCATACGGCTCAGTGCGCTGTCGATGATCTGCGGTTTGGCGGTGGGTATCTTCGGGGCGATCGTGAGCATTCACGGTTCCGCGCCGGCCCGCTTTGCGGTCACTTCCTACGTGGAACTGATCCGCAGCACGCCTTTCCTGGTGCAGTTGTTCATTATCTTTTTCGGCTTGCCCGCTGCGGGTGTGCAGGTCGACGCCAATGTCGCGGCACTGGTGGCGATGACGGTCAATCTCGGTGCGTATTCGACCGAGATCGTGCGCGCCGGCATGATGGCGGTCCATCCTTCGCAAATCGAAGCGGCGCAGGCGCTGGCGATGACGCGCTGGCAGGTGATCCGGCACGTGGTGCTGACGCCCGCATTGGAGAAGGTCTATCCGGCATTGGCCAGTCAGTTCACGCTGATGATGCTGGCGTCGAGCGTGGTGTCGGCGATCTCCGCCGAAGAGTTGACCGCGAGCGCCAACCTGCTTGATGCGGAAACCTTCCGCAGCTTCGAAATTTACCTGATCGTGATGGGGCTCTATATTCTGCTGGCGTTGCTGTTCCGCCTCAGTTTCTGGCTCATCGGTCTGGTTGTGTTTAAACGCCGCCGCCGTCTTGGCGTAGCGCGGCCAAGGGGGAACCGATGA
- a CDS encoding transporter substrate-binding domain-containing protein translates to MSIKNLLSTKFIALTLAATCAVGAAASASAQTVADLIKKGKVTIGVVSGTPPFGSVDAKGEPIGYDVDVANLIGKYLGLPVEIVPLVPPARIPALESGKVDFLAATLAPTPERAKSVMFTIPYSGFELSIVGPVASKFKNLNDLVKKKVGVSRGSTNDTALTRLAPAGTVLVRFEDDSTVTQALLSGQVDAISIPNTMANEIVKTRGAGKIDVKFPYSVQPNSMTVRKGAFDLQQWLNNFIYYVKLNGELDAISRKWAGSPLPNLPVF, encoded by the coding sequence ATGAGCATCAAGAATCTGTTGAGCACCAAATTCATCGCGCTGACCCTGGCCGCTACCTGCGCAGTCGGCGCGGCAGCCAGCGCCAGCGCCCAAACCGTGGCCGACCTGATCAAGAAGGGCAAGGTCACCATCGGCGTCGTCAGCGGCACACCGCCGTTCGGCAGCGTTGACGCCAAGGGCGAACCGATCGGTTACGACGTCGACGTCGCCAACCTGATCGGCAAATACCTGGGCCTGCCGGTGGAAATCGTTCCGCTGGTGCCGCCTGCACGCATTCCTGCGCTGGAATCCGGCAAGGTCGACTTCCTGGCCGCGACCCTCGCTCCGACGCCTGAACGCGCCAAGTCGGTGATGTTCACGATTCCTTACAGCGGCTTCGAGTTGTCCATCGTCGGTCCGGTCGCGTCCAAATTCAAGAACCTGAACGACCTGGTCAAGAAGAAGGTCGGCGTTTCGCGCGGCAGCACCAACGATACTGCGCTGACACGTCTGGCGCCGGCCGGCACCGTGCTGGTCCGTTTTGAAGATGACTCCACCGTCACACAGGCTCTGCTGAGCGGCCAGGTAGATGCGATCTCGATCCCGAACACCATGGCCAACGAAATCGTGAAAACACGCGGCGCCGGCAAGATCGACGTGAAGTTCCCTTACTCGGTGCAACCGAACTCGATGACCGTTCGCAAAGGCGCATTCGATCTGCAGCAATGGCTCAACAACTTCATCTACTACGTCAAGCTGAATGGCGAACTGGATGCGATCTCGCGCAAATGGGCGGGTTCGCCACTGCCGAATCTGCCAGTTTTCTAA
- a CDS encoding LacI family DNA-binding transcriptional regulator: MQHMRSAGAGKVTIAQVAREAGVSKTSISRYLGGELDALSAPLREQIRSTIARLGYQPSQMARGLKGGRTKLIGMLVADILNPYSVAVLHGAEAACQEHGYTLMLCNTGNDEKREKQSLAALHSYSVEGLLFNTQGRNVTPLKELGQAAFPVVLLDRRVEGCDFDLVGLDNVGAARMATEHLLSSGYSDIGLVVQPLQGVSSRQGRQAGFLQAMSTRPDCHGETLEVHIDQPGHVATTVHEFLKRRRNQNGDGRVAILAGNGMVSLQIALALQSMKLRFPEDIGLLCFDELSWSPLVGSGISTIEQPTYDIGFAAIERLLARINGESAPRREILLDGRLIPRGSSKLAQDMVL; this comes from the coding sequence ATGCAACACATGCGCAGCGCCGGCGCGGGCAAGGTCACGATTGCCCAGGTCGCACGCGAGGCGGGTGTGTCGAAGACAAGTATTTCACGGTATCTCGGCGGCGAACTTGACGCCTTGTCGGCGCCCCTGCGCGAACAGATTCGCAGCACGATCGCCCGGCTCGGCTATCAACCAAGCCAGATGGCGCGCGGCCTCAAGGGCGGGCGCACCAAGCTGATCGGGATGCTGGTGGCGGACATCCTGAATCCGTATTCGGTCGCCGTGCTGCACGGCGCCGAAGCGGCTTGCCAGGAACACGGCTACACGCTGATGCTGTGCAATACCGGCAACGACGAAAAGCGCGAGAAGCAATCGCTGGCGGCTTTGCATTCCTACAGCGTGGAAGGCCTGCTGTTCAATACGCAGGGGCGCAATGTGACGCCGCTGAAGGAATTGGGACAGGCGGCGTTTCCGGTTGTGCTGCTGGACCGGCGCGTCGAGGGCTGTGATTTTGACCTGGTCGGACTGGACAACGTCGGCGCGGCGCGCATGGCAACCGAGCATCTGCTGAGCAGCGGCTATAGCGATATCGGCCTGGTGGTGCAGCCCTTGCAGGGCGTCAGTTCGCGCCAGGGACGGCAGGCCGGCTTCCTGCAGGCAATGTCGACACGACCTGACTGCCATGGCGAGACGCTGGAAGTGCACATCGACCAGCCGGGTCACGTGGCGACGACCGTGCACGAATTCCTGAAGCGCCGACGTAATCAGAACGGTGACGGCAGGGTCGCGATTCTGGCCGGTAACGGCATGGTGTCGCTGCAGATTGCGCTGGCGCTGCAAAGCATGAAACTGCGCTTCCCGGAAGACATCGGTCTGCTGTGTTTCGATGAACTGTCTTGGTCGCCGCTGGTGGGCAGCGGCATCAGCACCATCGAGCAGCCGACCTACGACATCGGCTTTGCCGCGATCGAGCGCCTGCTGGCGCGCATCAATGGCGAAAGCGCACCGCGTCGCGAGATTTTGCTGGACGGCCGCCTGATTCCGCGCGGCTCGAGCAAGCTGGCTCAGGACATGGTTTTATAA